A part of Phlebotomus papatasi isolate M1 chromosome 5, Ppap_2.1, whole genome shotgun sequence genomic DNA contains:
- the LOC129808729 gene encoding transcriptional repressor protein YY1-like: MSNQDIMCEVEISDSNIVEVVEADFNDIGVNYEDYEVSVGDEAYEEVTCETEDSQGLLMQNIDDEEVIMHTDSELQNHEEVIDSAGGSLSAVYGDVSSLNSDIYIETSPGPSTAPSLTAARVRRRPIKNVPDTNVTSHHTNIAIQGVGNGEHIEVPMGTPGGGGGKPRRWEQKQVQIKTMDGEFSVTMWASGASDTDEDSTPEPDPDYTEYMTGKKICSAQECVPGLDLSDPKQLAEFARPGHKLKFKKSTQNTQDSTDRTIACPHKGCNKMFRDNSAMRKHLHTHGPRVHVCAECGKAFVESSKLKRHQLVHTGEKPFQCTFDGCGKRFSLDFNLRTHVRIHTGDRPYVCPFDGCNKKFAQSTNLKSHILTHAKAKRNTVSSSRNNVVVTPPGYVKLEMPAIETNSQYIVYTD; this comes from the exons atGAGCAATCAGGATATAATGTGTGAAGTTGAGATTTCTGACTCAAACATTGTTGAAGTGGTTGAGGCTGATTTTAATGATATTGGTGTCAACTACGAAGACTACGAAGTCAGCGTTGGTGATGAGGCATATGAGGAAGTAACGTGCGAAACTGAAGATAGTCAGGGTCTTCTAATGCAGAACATTGACGATG AGGAAGTTATAATGCACACAGATTCCGAATTGCAGAATCATGAGGAAGTTATTGATTCGGCTGGTGGTAGTTTGAGTGCTGTTTATGGGGATGTTTCATCCCTAAATAGTGACATCTACATCGAAACATCACCTGGACCATCAACAGCGCCATCTCTGACAGCTGCCAGAGTACGACGTCGTCCAATTAAAAATGTTCCAGATACAAATGTCACCAGTCACCATACAAATATTGCTATTCAGGGCGTAGGGAATGGAG AACACATTGAGGTGCCAATGGGGACACCTGGTGGTGGTGGTGGTAAACCGAGGCGTTGGGAACAGAAACAAGTACAGATTAAGACGATGGATGGTGAATTTAGTGTGACAATGTGGGCATCTGGTGCATCGGATACAGATGAAGATTCAACACCGGAACCAGATCCTGACTATACGGAATATATGACAGGAAAGAAGATATGTAGTGCCCAAGAATGTGTTCCTGGTCTCGATCTCTCTGATCCCAAGCAATTGGCTGAATTTGCCCGACCAGGACATAAgctcaaattcaaaaaatccaccCAAAACACCCAGGATTCCACTGACCGTACAATTG CGTGTCCACATAAAGGGTGCAACAAGATGTTTCGAGATAATAGCGCCATGCGAAAACACCTTCATACTCATGGTCCACGTGTTCATGTTTGTGCAGAATGTGGAAAGGCATTTGTAGAGAGCAGTAAACTGAAGCGCCATCAATTGGTACATACAGGTGAAAAGCCTTTTCAGTGCACCTTCGATGGATgtggaaaaagattttctctCGATTTcaatttaag GACACACGTAAGGATTCACACAGGTGATCGACCCTATGTCTGTCCATTTGATGGATGCAACAAGAAATTTGCCCAATCAACAAATCTCAAATCTCACATATTGACACATGCAAAAGCCaa acGCAATACAGTATCCAGTAGCCGGAACAACGTTGTAGTAACACCACCGGGCTATGTTAAACTGGAAATGCCGGCAATTGAGACAAATTCACAGTATATTGTTTACACGGATTGA